A window of the Streptomyces sp. NBC_00454 genome harbors these coding sequences:
- a CDS encoding TetR/AcrR family transcriptional regulator produces the protein MVTAADPGDGRASVWLAARPAVRARRRSEAPSGLDRDRITAATVRLLDAEGLARFSMRRLAAELGVTAMSLYWYVDTKHDLLELALDSALGELDRSAGPPGEGWPGRLRSLARGYRGLLVEHPWVAPLTAAYPNIGPHARAFEAALQRLLDGTGLTDAVRTGAHLAVSQFLHGCGATVRRPPDGEFCLALDVLIAGIEAHTVPAGPAAPPGPQPRRTAAP, from the coding sequence ATGGTGACCGCGGCCGATCCGGGCGATGGCCGGGCCAGTGTGTGGCTGGCCGCGCGGCCCGCCGTTCGCGCCAGACGGCGCAGTGAGGCACCCTCCGGGCTCGACCGGGACCGGATCACCGCGGCCACCGTGCGGCTGCTCGACGCCGAGGGGCTGGCCCGGTTCTCCATGCGGCGGCTGGCCGCCGAACTCGGGGTCACCGCGATGTCCCTGTACTGGTACGTGGACACCAAGCACGATCTGCTGGAACTCGCCCTGGACAGCGCCCTGGGCGAGCTGGACCGGTCGGCCGGGCCGCCCGGGGAGGGCTGGCCCGGCCGGCTCCGGTCGTTGGCCCGGGGCTACCGGGGGCTGCTCGTGGAGCACCCGTGGGTGGCTCCGCTCACCGCCGCGTATCCGAACATCGGCCCGCACGCACGGGCCTTCGAGGCCGCTCTGCAGCGGCTGCTGGACGGTACCGGCCTGACGGACGCCGTCCGGACCGGCGCCCATCTGGCCGTCTCGCAGTTCCTGCACGGCTGCGGAGCAACGGTCCGGCGGCCGCCCGACGGGGAGTTCTGCCTCGCGCTCGACGTCCTGATCGCCGGGATCGAGGCGCACACCGTGCCCGCCGGGCCCGCAGCCCCGCCGGGCCCGCAGCCCCGTAGGACCGCAGCCCCGTAG